The following nucleotide sequence is from Prosthecobacter sp..
AGCAGAAGTATGGCCGGAAGATTTCCTGGGCCGATCTCATGATCCTCACGGGGAACGTCGCGCTCGAAACGATGGGCTTCAAAACCTTCGGCTTCGCTGGTGGGCGTGAGGACACATGGGAACCGGATCACGATGTGTATTGGGGCCGCGAAACCGTCTGGCTGGGCGGTGACAAGCGCTACGCCCACGGTTCTGAGGGCGTCGCCAAAGAAGGCGCGGTGCTCGTGTCCGATGACAAGGCGGATGGGGACATCCACAGTCGCAACCTGGAGAATCCGCTGGCCGCAGTGCAGATGGGCCTGATTTATGTGAACCCCGAAGGCCCGGACGGAAATCCTGATCCGATCAAAGCGGCCTACGACATCCGTGACACCTTCGCCCGCATGGCGATGAATGACGAAGAAACCGTGGCGCTCATCGCCGGTGGTCACAGCTTCGGCAAAACACACGGTGCTGGCCCAGCTTCCCATGTGGGAGCTGATCCAGAAGCCGCTGGTCTTGAGGAGCAAGGCTTCGGCTGGAAAAGCAGCTTTGGCACTGGCAAAGGCGGCGACGCCATCACCAGCGGCCTGGAAGTGACCTGGACCACCACGCCGACCAAGTGGAGCAACAACTTCTTCCAGAACCTGTTCGGCTACGATTGGGAACTCATGAAGAGCCCCGCCGGTGCGCAGCAGTGGACGCCAAAAAATGGCGCAGGCAACGGCACCGTGCCTCATGCGCATGAGGCGTCGAAGAAGATCGCGCCGTCCATGCTGACCACGGATCTCGCGCTGCGCTTTGACCCGGCTTACGAGAAGATTTCGCGCCGCTTCCTGAAGAACCCGAAACAGTTCGCCGACGCCTTTGCCCGCGCCTGGTTCAAGCTCACGCACCGCGACATGGGTCCACGTGCGCGTTACCTTGGAGCGGAAGTTCCGAAGCAAGACCTCATCTGGCAGGACCCGATCCCCGCCGTGGATCACAAGTTGATCGGCGAGAAAGAGATCGTGTCGCTGAAGGCGAAGATCGCCGCATCGGGCCTGACCATCTCGCAGCTCGTTTCCACTGCCTGGGCCTCGGCCTCCACCTTCCGTGGTTCCGACAAGCGCGGCGGTGCGAACGGTTCACGCATCCGTCTCGCTCCGCAGAAGGACTGGGAAGTGAACAATCCGAAGCAACTCGCCAAGGTGCTCAAGGTTCTCGGTGGTATTCAGAGCGCGTTCAACAAGACGGCCAAAGGTGGCAAGAAGGTCTCGCTGGCGGATGTCATCGTTCTGGCCGGCAATGTCGGTCTGGAACTGGCCGCGAAGAAGGCCGGAGTCACCGCGAAGGTGCCCTTCAAGCCCGGTCGTATGGACGCCTCGCAGAAGCAGACCGATGCCGAGTCCTTCGCCGTGCTCGAACCCATCGCCGATGGCTTCCGCAACTACCTCAAAGGCAAATACAGCGTCTCCGCCGAGGAGTTGCTCATCGACAAGGCACAATTGCTCACGCTCACCGCACCGGAGATGACGGTGCTCATCGGTGGCATGCGCGTCTTGAACACCAATGCCGACGGCGCGCCGTACGGCGTCTTCACCCAGCGCCCCGAAGCCCTGACCAACGACTTCTTCGTGAACCTGCTCGACATGAGCACGGAGTGGAAGTCCGTCTCGCCCTGCGGGAACGCCTTCGCAGGCGTTGATCGCAAATCTGGTGCCTCCAAGTGGACCGCCACGCGCGTCGATCTGGTCTTCGGCTCCAACTCCGTGCTGCGTGCCCTCGCGGAAGTCTATGGCACGGCGGACTCGCAGAAGAAGTTCGTCCAGGACTTCTTAGCGGCGTGGACCAAGGTGATGAACCTCGATCGCTACGACCTCGCGTAATTTCCGAGGCTGGAGGTTAAATCTGAAAGTGCGCCCCGGACCTCAGATGGGTTCGGGGCGTCATTTTAGGCAGCGGGCGGCTCGATGTTCTTCGGGTTCTTGTTCAGAATGTCGCCGTAGTGCTTGGTGACGCAATTCGGACAAATGCCGTGGGTGAAGCGGGCCTCGGATCGCGAGGCGACGTATTCTTCAATCTGGTGCCAGTTTCCAGTTTCGTC
It contains:
- the katG gene encoding catalase/peroxidase HPI, with the protein product MTTEAKCPFNHAAGSGTSNRDWWPNQLKVDLLNQHSTKSDPMGKGFNYAKAFKSLDLAALKKDLAKLMTDSQDWWPADFGHYGPLFVRMAWHSAGTYRTGDGRGGGGRGQQRFAPLNSWPDNVSLDKARRLLWPIKQKYGRKISWADLMILTGNVALETMGFKTFGFAGGREDTWEPDHDVYWGRETVWLGGDKRYAHGSEGVAKEGAVLVSDDKADGDIHSRNLENPLAAVQMGLIYVNPEGPDGNPDPIKAAYDIRDTFARMAMNDEETVALIAGGHSFGKTHGAGPASHVGADPEAAGLEEQGFGWKSSFGTGKGGDAITSGLEVTWTTTPTKWSNNFFQNLFGYDWELMKSPAGAQQWTPKNGAGNGTVPHAHEASKKIAPSMLTTDLALRFDPAYEKISRRFLKNPKQFADAFARAWFKLTHRDMGPRARYLGAEVPKQDLIWQDPIPAVDHKLIGEKEIVSLKAKIAASGLTISQLVSTAWASASTFRGSDKRGGANGSRIRLAPQKDWEVNNPKQLAKVLKVLGGIQSAFNKTAKGGKKVSLADVIVLAGNVGLELAAKKAGVTAKVPFKPGRMDASQKQTDAESFAVLEPIADGFRNYLKGKYSVSAEELLIDKAQLLTLTAPEMTVLIGGMRVLNTNADGAPYGVFTQRPEALTNDFFVNLLDMSTEWKSVSPCGNAFAGVDRKSGASKWTATRVDLVFGSNSVLRALAEVYGTADSQKKFVQDFLAAWTKVMNLDRYDLA